A window of Mucilaginibacter robiniae genomic DNA:
TCCTTTTATTGAGTTTGCTAAAATGTATGCCGATATGGATGGCGTAATCCATGCTGAAATAACTCAGCGGCAGCCAGCCGTGCGTATTCTAAATCGTTTCGATCAGGACTTCTACGTGGATCAGCACGGGTTGAAAATTCCGCTTTCTGATAATTTTACGGCACCGGTATTGGTGGCTAATGGTAATATTGATGAAATTTTTTCGGGCCGGATAGATACTTTGCACACCAAACTGGCTAAAGATTTGTTTAAAACTGCTGAGTTTATCAGGAAAGACACACTTTGGAATGCGCAGATTGCCCAGATTTATGTAGATCAGAACCGCGAGATAGAACTTATTCCACGTATTGGAGACCAGAAGATATTAGTAGGTAATGCCGATTCATTAGAAAGTAAGTTTCACAACTTAAAAATATTTTACAAGCAAGCTTTACCCCAAATCGGGTGGGATAA
This region includes:
- a CDS encoding cell division protein FtsQ/DivIB, whose translation is MWRKIAWNRVLIALSWLVSITGLVVLMSFIEGKKAGVICRKVDVYIPGTQSFIDRHEVDRILQVSSHNLIGRKMEDINIHDLENKLKANPFIEFAKMYADMDGVIHAEITQRQPAVRILNRFDQDFYVDQHGLKIPLSDNFTAPVLVANGNIDEIFSGRIDTLHTKLAKDLFKTAEFIRKDTLWNAQIAQIYVDQNREIELIPRIGDQKILVGNADSLESKFHNLKIFYKQALPQIGWDKYKIINIKYANQVVGVKTENLKTDTAKHIAAVKKDTLQSVKDSSPTN